Proteins from one Chitinophaga oryzae genomic window:
- a CDS encoding SusC/RagA family TonB-linked outer membrane protein: MKLTSVLLCAGFLQLSAHGFSQERLTVNYNNINIGKLLNVIGQKSDYTFVYKNASIPDRKISIAMKDAPVRDILDKALEGTSLGYKIMKDNLIVILEAGETVQNVPIKGRITDEAGNPLIGVTVLVKGTTTGAKTDAEGRFKIEVPENAIIEFSYVGYEPQQMKAHSGASFNIALKANSSGLNEVVVVGYGKQKRVNLSGAVDAISGKELESRPIANINNGLQGLLPNLNITNDNGRVSSASKFNIRGVTSINGGDPFILVDNIPFTSEEVARLNPADVESITVLKDAASAAIYGARAAFGVVLITTKSGKDGRLIINANTNYAVRTLGLVPKIVTDPLTTMEYKHDAATPLYDLYPAAERAYAQRLKDDPSLPNVIVNPTDKNKWSYYGTTDWLHEVYQKSAPAYNANVSISRGDEKLNYYFSADYYSQDGMLRYNPDKYDRYNLRAKATYTFNDRVKIGSNTMYTNTTYAQPSSTMDYLFFHNSNRTPSLSVPRNPDGTWTSDGAALLGNLQSGGRSKDTWSEFMTTLNAEVGIIKDMWTLKGDATFRRGNQTGNTYVLPVAYRNGPGQPFLYTNGNKSSASNLSQAVKYNVYNIYTDFHKTFNKKHYVGALLGFNQEYHFYDKFNVKRLDLISTQYPTSQLATGNITQAQEIEDWAVRGIYYRLNYIFDDKYIVEVNGRNDGSSRFRTDHRWGFFPSGSLAWVVSKENFFRGVKDRLGIDMLKLRGSYGSLGDQQWDAYGYMERMKTSNINSVLNGQIPIGVFSPAPVTATYTWQTVKTVNGGIDISVLKEKLSFSYDRYVRYTNGMFAKSQELPAVFGADAPRTNSADLKTRGWEMTLFWRDQFKIGSNDFSYGVKLLLADSRSFITRYTNPTGTLANYDNGDIKRRNYYNGQEIGDIWGLETEGFFQNAEELKTHPNQAKVGSDDQQYLFYVGDLKFRDLNGDGVIDYGDNTVSNPGDRRIIGNSAPRLPYSIDLTASYKGFDFRALIQGIGKRDWYPGAGNHYFWGVYAQPWTNVQVHNMDRWTPETPNGYFPRLKSYIAEDATELGAPQTRYLQNAAYTRLKNVTLGYTLPKSLTGRAKINRLRIYVAAENIFTISHLKANIDPEGLDGSVYPYQKTYSCGLNLNF; this comes from the coding sequence ATGAAACTAACCTCCGTATTGCTCTGTGCAGGGTTTTTACAGCTTAGCGCACATGGTTTTTCCCAGGAGCGGCTCACTGTTAATTATAATAATATTAACATTGGAAAGCTCCTGAATGTGATCGGGCAGAAAAGCGACTACACTTTCGTGTATAAAAATGCCAGCATCCCTGACCGGAAGATCTCTATTGCCATGAAAGATGCTCCCGTGCGGGACATCCTGGACAAGGCGCTGGAAGGCACCTCCCTGGGATATAAGATCATGAAAGACAACCTGATCGTGATCCTGGAAGCCGGTGAAACGGTACAGAACGTTCCCATCAAAGGCCGTATTACCGACGAAGCGGGTAACCCGCTGATAGGGGTGACCGTACTGGTAAAAGGCACCACCACCGGCGCTAAAACAGACGCCGAGGGCCGGTTTAAGATAGAAGTCCCTGAAAATGCCATTATCGAATTCTCCTATGTAGGCTACGAGCCGCAACAAATGAAAGCCCATAGCGGCGCCTCCTTTAATATTGCCCTGAAAGCCAATTCCAGCGGCCTGAACGAAGTGGTGGTGGTAGGTTATGGCAAACAGAAAAGAGTGAACCTCAGCGGCGCGGTAGACGCCATTTCCGGCAAGGAACTGGAGAGCCGTCCCATCGCCAATATCAACAACGGTTTACAGGGCCTGCTGCCCAACCTGAACATCACCAACGATAACGGCCGCGTGTCTTCCGCTTCCAAATTCAATATCCGCGGTGTCACCTCCATCAACGGCGGCGATCCGTTCATCCTGGTAGACAACATCCCCTTCACCAGCGAGGAAGTGGCCCGCCTGAACCCCGCCGACGTGGAAAGCATCACCGTTCTGAAAGATGCCGCTTCCGCCGCTATCTATGGCGCCCGTGCCGCCTTCGGCGTAGTGCTCATCACTACCAAATCCGGTAAAGACGGCCGCCTCATCATCAACGCCAACACCAACTATGCGGTACGTACCCTCGGACTGGTCCCTAAGATCGTGACCGATCCGCTGACCACCATGGAATACAAACACGATGCAGCCACCCCGCTGTACGACCTGTATCCCGCTGCTGAAAGGGCTTACGCTCAAAGACTGAAAGACGATCCTTCCCTGCCTAACGTTATTGTCAACCCAACCGATAAAAACAAGTGGAGCTACTACGGTACTACCGACTGGCTGCACGAAGTATACCAGAAATCAGCACCTGCCTATAATGCCAACGTCAGCATCTCCCGCGGAGACGAGAAACTGAACTACTATTTCTCTGCCGATTACTATTCACAGGATGGTATGCTGCGTTATAACCCTGACAAATACGATCGTTATAACCTGCGCGCCAAAGCCACCTACACGTTTAACGACCGTGTCAAAATAGGCAGCAACACCATGTACACCAATACCACGTACGCGCAGCCGTCCAGTACCATGGACTACCTGTTTTTCCACAACTCCAACCGTACGCCGTCACTCAGCGTACCCCGCAACCCGGACGGTACCTGGACTTCCGACGGGGCAGCCCTGCTGGGCAACCTGCAAAGCGGCGGCCGCTCCAAAGACACCTGGAGCGAGTTCATGACCACCCTCAACGCGGAAGTGGGCATCATCAAGGATATGTGGACACTGAAAGGCGATGCGACTTTCCGCAGAGGTAACCAGACAGGCAATACCTACGTGCTGCCGGTAGCCTACCGCAACGGTCCGGGCCAGCCGTTCCTGTATACCAACGGTAACAAATCATCTGCCTCCAATCTCAGCCAGGCCGTGAAGTATAATGTGTATAACATCTATACCGACTTCCATAAAACCTTCAACAAAAAACACTACGTGGGAGCGCTCCTTGGCTTTAACCAGGAATATCACTTCTACGATAAGTTCAACGTTAAACGGCTGGACCTGATCAGTACCCAGTATCCTACTTCCCAGCTGGCCACCGGTAACATTACGCAGGCCCAGGAAATTGAAGACTGGGCGGTAAGAGGTATCTACTATCGCCTGAACTATATCTTCGACGATAAATATATTGTGGAAGTAAACGGCCGTAATGACGGTTCCTCCCGCTTCCGCACCGACCACCGCTGGGGCTTTTTCCCTTCCGGGTCCCTCGCCTGGGTGGTGTCCAAAGAAAACTTCTTCCGTGGGGTTAAAGACCGCTTAGGCATCGATATGCTGAAACTCCGCGGTTCCTACGGCTCCCTCGGCGACCAGCAATGGGACGCCTACGGTTATATGGAGCGGATGAAAACAAGCAACATCAACTCCGTACTCAACGGACAAATTCCGATCGGCGTATTCTCCCCGGCTCCTGTAACAGCTACCTACACCTGGCAGACAGTCAAGACCGTCAACGGTGGTATCGACATCTCCGTGCTGAAAGAAAAATTATCGTTCAGCTATGACCGTTATGTACGCTATACCAACGGTATGTTCGCCAAAAGCCAGGAACTGCCGGCCGTTTTCGGTGCAGACGCTCCAAGGACCAACTCTGCCGACCTGAAAACCAGAGGATGGGAGATGACCCTGTTCTGGCGCGACCAGTTTAAAATCGGCAGCAACGATTTCAGCTACGGTGTAAAACTCCTCCTGGCAGACAGCCGTTCTTTCATCACCCGTTACACCAATCCTACCGGTACCCTCGCCAACTACGACAACGGTGATATCAAAAGACGCAACTATTATAACGGACAGGAAATCGGCGATATCTGGGGCCTCGAAACAGAAGGTTTCTTCCAGAATGCAGAAGAGCTGAAAACGCATCCGAACCAGGCAAAAGTAGGTTCAGATGACCAGCAGTACCTGTTCTATGTAGGCGACCTGAAGTTCAGGGACCTCAACGGCGATGGTGTGATCGACTACGGTGACAATACCGTTTCCAATCCCGGCGATCGCAGGATCATCGGTAACAGCGCTCCCCGTTTGCCTTACAGCATCGATCTGACCGCTTCCTATAAAGGATTTGATTTCCGTGCGCTGATTCAGGGCATCGGTAAAAGAGACTGGTACCCCGGTGCCGGCAACCACTACTTCTGGGGCGTATATGCGCAACCGTGGACAAACGTACAGGTGCATAACATGGACAGGTGGACACCGGAAACACCGAATGGTTACTTCCCGCGCCTGAAGTCCTATATCGCGGAAGACGCTACCGAACTGGGCGCACCGCAGACAAGGTATCTGCAGAATGCCGCTTACACCCGCCTGAAGAACGTTACGCTGGGTTACACCCTGCCGAAGTCTCTCACCGGAAGAGCGAAGATCAACCGGTTACGTATATACGTAGCGGCTGAAAATATCTTCACCATCTCCCACCTGAAAGCCAACATTGATCCGGAAGGCCTGGACGGGTCGGTATATCCTTATCAGAAAACGTATTCGTGCGGATTGAACCTGAACTTTTAA
- a CDS encoding SusC/RagA family TonB-linked outer membrane protein, which translates to MKKKLTFLVRTSLQSSILLLLSLLAFSQGKKITGKVFDARDNTPLPGVTVQIKGTNTGTQSGPDGSYSLTVPGNNSTLIFTFVGYTPTEKLVGNATTLNAALATDVKSLQDVVVIGYGTQKRSDVTGAVASVRAAALQERPAPSVNQALSGRMPGVQVSTNSGRPGGQTRVRIRGFSSINTTSNPLYVVDGVALPMGNQTQNSNAIDYINPNDIESIEVLKDASSTAIYGARGANGVVLVTTKKGSATGGRVTYDNYFGLNTPGPNRVKMLNAKEYLDLEMLGWQNAQIYDKAGWDNGNYAASNPALKRKDSRFFDKDGNPLYDTDWFKESIQHKLTQNHQLGFSGGNPDTQYGLYLGYLDDNGLLLNSYLKRYSARFTIDTKIKEWLKVGGSLSYNNQEENLVDIGTGGLNSVRMITEALPFLPLKLADGTWTNNKMYPGAEGGSNPVQILTDRKYILNTQTTLGNAYANLTLAKGLELRSTLGANIVTRGRNEWNGRSLLDISASQKGIAIVANDRESFWSFENYLTYNKRFGTDHSFTGMVGMGASENNYFTINARGENYSTDYFENNNLGAGSVIPASGVGSNRTRFSFFSYFTRLNYAYKERYLLTLTARRDGSSRFGPSNKYATFPSAALAWRVSEEPWLKGNHILSNLKLRTSYGVTGNSEIPPYQSLATLAANSTYAAVINGAKVQGIGTNRLANPDLKWEKTAQADFGAEIGLFNNRINLEADVYYRKTTDMLLDAPVPSTSGYTTIRKNIGSMENKGLELALNALVVNGKDFTWNTTFNISFNRNKILSLATPADIFGVGGPNFTNQTNILRIGEPVGSFWGLVREGTWSEAERAEAAKFQSYRGGNTMLPGDIKYRDVNGDHIINDADRMIIGNGNPKGWGGFINSFKYKNFDLTLELQYSYGADVLNMSHHSGEDRISIANSFRSVLDYWTPQHQNTPIAAPRPVAAGYVTNVDTRWVEDGSFLRGKNLLLGYTFQPEVLQRIHLSRLRIWASAQNFFVWTKYSGNDPEVSTYGDAFAQGQTFFDYPQPTTYQLGLNVAF; encoded by the coding sequence ATGAAGAAAAAACTGACCTTCCTGGTACGGACCAGTTTGCAGAGCAGCATCCTGCTACTGCTGTCGCTGCTGGCCTTCTCCCAGGGAAAGAAGATCACCGGTAAGGTGTTTGATGCACGGGACAACACGCCGCTTCCGGGCGTGACAGTGCAGATAAAAGGCACCAACACCGGCACCCAGTCCGGCCCCGACGGTAGCTACTCCCTCACAGTACCCGGTAATAACAGTACGCTCATATTTACCTTCGTTGGTTATACTCCCACTGAAAAACTGGTGGGCAACGCCACCACCCTGAACGCAGCACTGGCTACCGACGTGAAATCACTGCAAGACGTGGTGGTGATCGGTTACGGTACGCAGAAAAGATCAGATGTAACCGGCGCCGTAGCCTCTGTGAGAGCCGCTGCCCTGCAGGAGCGCCCCGCCCCGTCTGTAAACCAGGCCCTCAGCGGCCGTATGCCCGGCGTACAGGTAAGTACCAACTCCGGCCGCCCCGGTGGCCAGACAAGAGTGCGTATCCGTGGCTTCAGCTCTATCAACACCACCAGCAACCCGCTATATGTGGTAGACGGAGTAGCACTGCCCATGGGTAACCAAACGCAGAACTCCAACGCGATTGACTACATCAATCCAAACGACATCGAATCCATCGAAGTACTGAAAGACGCCTCCTCTACCGCGATCTACGGTGCGAGAGGCGCTAACGGCGTTGTGCTGGTAACCACCAAAAAAGGCTCCGCCACCGGCGGCCGCGTTACGTACGACAACTACTTCGGCCTCAACACACCCGGCCCGAACCGCGTGAAAATGCTCAATGCCAAAGAATACCTCGACCTGGAAATGCTGGGCTGGCAGAACGCACAGATCTACGATAAAGCCGGCTGGGACAATGGCAACTATGCAGCCAGCAACCCTGCATTGAAAAGAAAAGACTCCCGCTTCTTTGATAAAGACGGTAACCCGCTGTATGATACCGACTGGTTCAAGGAATCCATCCAGCACAAACTCACGCAGAACCATCAGCTGGGCTTCTCCGGCGGTAACCCTGATACCCAGTACGGTCTCTATCTCGGTTACCTCGATGACAACGGCCTGCTGCTGAATTCTTACCTGAAACGTTATTCCGCCCGCTTCACCATCGACACAAAAATCAAAGAATGGCTGAAAGTAGGGGGCTCACTGAGCTATAACAACCAGGAAGAAAACCTGGTAGACATCGGTACCGGCGGCCTCAACTCCGTGCGTATGATCACCGAAGCGCTGCCTTTCCTGCCCCTGAAACTGGCAGACGGCACCTGGACCAACAACAAAATGTATCCCGGCGCTGAAGGCGGTTCCAACCCGGTACAGATCCTGACAGACAGGAAGTACATCCTGAACACGCAGACCACCCTCGGTAACGCCTACGCCAACCTCACCCTGGCAAAAGGCCTCGAACTGCGCAGCACCCTCGGCGCCAACATCGTCACCCGTGGCCGTAACGAATGGAATGGCCGCTCCCTGCTGGATATTTCCGCTTCTCAGAAAGGTATCGCCATTGTTGCCAATGACCGTGAATCCTTCTGGTCCTTTGAAAACTACCTGACCTATAATAAACGTTTTGGTACCGATCACTCCTTCACCGGCATGGTTGGTATGGGCGCTTCTGAAAACAACTATTTCACTATCAATGCAAGGGGCGAAAACTATTCCACGGACTATTTTGAGAACAACAACCTCGGCGCCGGGTCTGTGATCCCCGCCAGCGGCGTAGGTTCCAACCGTACACGGTTTTCGTTCTTCTCTTACTTCACCAGGTTGAACTACGCCTACAAAGAACGCTACCTGCTGACGCTCACCGCCCGCAGAGACGGATCTTCCCGCTTCGGTCCTTCCAACAAATACGCCACTTTCCCCTCTGCCGCACTGGCCTGGAGAGTGTCTGAAGAACCGTGGCTGAAAGGCAATCACATCCTGTCCAACCTGAAGCTGCGTACCAGCTACGGCGTTACCGGTAACTCCGAAATTCCGCCGTACCAGTCCCTCGCCACCCTCGCCGCCAACAGTACCTACGCCGCCGTGATCAACGGGGCCAAGGTACAGGGTATCGGCACCAACAGGCTCGCCAATCCGGACCTGAAATGGGAAAAAACAGCACAGGCTGACTTCGGCGCTGAAATAGGCTTGTTCAACAACCGGATCAACCTCGAAGCAGACGTGTACTACCGTAAAACAACAGACATGTTGCTCGATGCGCCGGTGCCTTCTACCAGCGGTTACACTACTATCCGCAAAAACATCGGCTCCATGGAGAACAAAGGCCTGGAACTGGCATTGAATGCGCTGGTAGTCAACGGAAAAGACTTTACCTGGAACACTACCTTCAATATCTCCTTCAACCGTAACAAAATCCTGTCACTCGCCACGCCGGCAGATATCTTCGGTGTGGGCGGTCCCAACTTTACCAACCAGACCAACATCCTGCGTATAGGCGAACCCGTTGGTTCCTTCTGGGGACTGGTGCGTGAAGGTACCTGGAGTGAAGCCGAGAGAGCAGAAGCCGCTAAGTTCCAGAGCTATCGCGGCGGTAACACCATGCTGCCCGGCGATATCAAATACCGCGACGTGAACGGCGATCACATCATCAACGATGCCGACCGTATGATCATTGGTAACGGTAACCCGAAAGGATGGGGCGGTTTTATCAACAGCTTCAAGTATAAAAACTTCGACCTCACCCTGGAACTGCAGTACTCCTATGGCGCCGACGTGCTGAACATGTCCCACCACTCCGGTGAAGACCGTATCAGCATCGCCAACAGCTTCCGTTCTGTACTGGACTACTGGACACCACAGCATCAGAACACCCCGATCGCTGCGCCCCGTCCGGTAGCTGCAGGTTATGTTACCAACGTAGACACCCGCTGGGTAGAAGACGGTTCTTTCCTCCGTGGCAAAAACTTACTGCTGGGATATACTTTCCAACCTGAAGTGCTGCAGAGAATACACCTGAGCCGCCTGCGTATCTGGGCTTCCGCACAAAACTTCTTCGTTTGGACCAAATACAGCGGCAACGATCCGGAAGTAAGCACCTATGGCGACGCTTTCGCACAGGGACAGACCTTCTTCGACTATCCCCAACCGACCACTTATCAGCTGGGGTTAAACGTGGCGTTCTAA
- a CDS encoding FecR family protein produces the protein MARKISGEATMEELKELEMLLMQFPELQYAFTIVEDIQAVNPANGFTPEEESRLASEGLDRMNLFLQQSQDTAVVRKMAPWKVMAAVAAMVAVLLSVWALWPASPDRQAFRNEVVTKTGSKTSVVLPDGTTVVLNACSRLQYDATRFLNGDREVGLTGEAYFDVKHDPAHPFIIRTGPVNIRVLGTVFNVKAYTEDATVETTLLSGKVEVSFPENGSGQKVVQLQPDQKLVIANHKHQPAQDSKKANFSITPVKNTNAGTADSPDAEKPTTAWINDRFDFDNVTFEQLSHDLERWYNVTLRFKNDRYKHEVFTGAFRKQGIEDVLQALQLMSGFHYEVNTKENVIYIW, from the coding sequence ATGGCCAGGAAGATATCCGGCGAGGCCACCATGGAGGAATTGAAAGAGCTGGAAATGCTGCTGATGCAGTTTCCGGAGCTGCAATATGCCTTTACCATTGTGGAAGACATCCAGGCTGTCAACCCGGCCAACGGCTTCACGCCGGAAGAAGAAAGCCGGCTGGCCAGTGAAGGACTGGACCGCATGAACCTGTTCCTGCAACAGTCGCAGGATACCGCCGTTGTCAGAAAAATGGCGCCCTGGAAAGTGATGGCCGCCGTGGCTGCGATGGTGGCAGTGTTGCTGAGCGTATGGGCCTTATGGCCCGCATCACCCGACAGGCAGGCCTTTCGTAACGAAGTAGTCACCAAAACAGGGTCCAAAACCAGTGTGGTACTGCCGGACGGCACTACGGTGGTGCTCAATGCCTGCAGCCGCCTGCAATACGACGCTACCCGTTTCCTCAACGGGGATAGGGAAGTAGGCCTTACGGGAGAAGCCTATTTTGATGTAAAACACGATCCCGCACATCCGTTCATCATCCGCACGGGACCTGTCAATATCCGCGTATTGGGGACCGTATTTAACGTAAAAGCCTATACGGAGGATGCCACCGTAGAAACCACGCTGCTGAGCGGCAAAGTGGAAGTGAGCTTTCCGGAAAACGGCAGCGGCCAGAAAGTGGTACAGCTGCAACCCGACCAGAAGCTGGTCATCGCCAATCATAAGCACCAACCGGCACAGGACAGTAAAAAAGCCAACTTTAGCATTACACCGGTAAAGAACACCAACGCCGGCACGGCAGACAGTCCGGATGCGGAAAAACCAACCACCGCCTGGATCAACGACCGGTTCGATTTTGATAACGTCACTTTTGAGCAGCTGTCGCACGACCTGGAGCGATGGTACAACGTAACGCTGCGGTTTAAAAATGACCGCTATAAACACGAAGTATTCACAGGCGCTTTCCGGAAACAGGGCATCGAAGATGTGTTGCAGGCGCTGCAACTGATGTCAGGCTTTCATTACGAAGTGAACACGAAAGAAAATGTCATCTATATATGGTAA
- a CDS encoding RagB/SusD family nutrient uptake outer membrane protein, with the protein MKRNIFRKTIQLALCGAMLIGAGSGCKKFLEETDPSNLSPDSYFTLPEHADAAIFAAYARLRFVGEGAGIFTNNYAFLDAATGTVITKTAQNSDLNNLLGLVYDGDNLQIGNWWKGIYREIAQTNLVLDNVPKINPMDEAARKKVMGEAYFLRAWAYFYAVRLWGDVPLILKSQTPTSTDFSPSRTSTEDVYKSIVADLQKAEAAGLPWKDNTGRASTAAIKALLAKVYLTMAGFPLNKGQAYYKLAADKAKEVIDYANSHPSEIGLFTSYDDLHSVGSNNKLELLFQVQYLSGVEENPVQTTMLPNNAQPDISAKGSGQGTYVPSLSFYNSYKKFEPTDKRPDQQQFFYNYYFFKGNGDTIKLGAPYIYKFFDVICHGAPGRPGTGISNLNLTLMRYAEVLLTYAEAQNRADGAANAAAYTALNAVRVRAGLPAKAGLSQAEFEQTVWRERWHELCYEGVVWFDMVRLRKVYNDETNGFDDFIGHVNKANNGTLAKKHLLYPLPVFEMKNNPNLKPQNEGY; encoded by the coding sequence ATGAAGAGAAATATCTTTCGTAAAACGATACAGCTGGCGCTCTGCGGCGCTATGCTGATAGGTGCGGGCAGCGGTTGTAAAAAGTTCCTCGAAGAAACGGACCCTTCGAACCTCAGCCCGGATAGCTACTTTACTTTACCTGAACATGCGGACGCGGCTATCTTTGCAGCCTACGCCCGGTTACGCTTCGTGGGAGAAGGCGCAGGTATCTTCACCAACAACTACGCCTTCCTCGATGCGGCTACAGGTACTGTTATCACCAAAACCGCCCAGAACTCCGATCTGAACAACCTCCTGGGCCTGGTGTACGACGGCGACAACCTCCAGATCGGTAACTGGTGGAAAGGCATCTACCGCGAAATTGCCCAGACAAACCTTGTACTGGACAATGTGCCGAAGATCAATCCTATGGACGAAGCAGCGCGTAAAAAGGTAATGGGCGAAGCTTACTTCCTCCGCGCCTGGGCCTATTTCTATGCGGTGAGGCTGTGGGGCGACGTGCCTTTGATCTTAAAATCACAGACACCCACTTCTACCGACTTCTCTCCCAGCCGTACCAGCACAGAAGACGTATATAAATCCATCGTGGCCGACCTGCAGAAAGCAGAAGCCGCCGGCCTTCCCTGGAAAGACAATACCGGCCGCGCCAGTACTGCCGCTATTAAAGCCCTGCTGGCAAAAGTATACCTGACCATGGCCGGTTTTCCGCTCAACAAAGGACAGGCATATTATAAACTGGCTGCAGATAAAGCAAAGGAAGTAATTGACTATGCCAATTCCCATCCTTCAGAGATAGGCCTGTTCACCAGCTATGACGATCTGCACAGCGTAGGCTCCAACAACAAGCTGGAACTGCTGTTCCAGGTACAATACCTGAGCGGTGTGGAAGAAAACCCGGTACAAACCACCATGCTGCCCAACAACGCGCAACCGGATATTTCCGCGAAGGGTAGCGGACAGGGTACCTACGTGCCGTCGCTCTCTTTCTATAATTCCTATAAGAAGTTTGAGCCGACAGACAAGCGCCCTGATCAGCAACAGTTCTTTTACAATTACTACTTCTTTAAAGGTAACGGCGATACCATCAAACTGGGTGCGCCGTACATCTACAAGTTCTTTGATGTCATCTGCCATGGCGCTCCCGGCAGGCCAGGTACCGGTATCAGCAACCTGAACCTGACGCTGATGCGTTATGCTGAAGTACTGTTGACCTATGCAGAAGCACAGAACCGTGCCGACGGGGCCGCTAACGCCGCCGCCTATACGGCATTGAACGCTGTTCGCGTTCGTGCCGGCCTGCCTGCAAAAGCGGGCCTGAGCCAGGCAGAATTTGAACAGACCGTATGGCGCGAACGCTGGCATGAACTCTGTTACGAAGGAGTGGTTTGGTTTGATATGGTACGCCTGCGTAAAGTATACAATGATGAAACAAATGGTTTCGACGATTTCATTGGTCACGTCAACAAAGCCAACAATGGCACGCTGGCTAAAAAACACCTGCTGTATCCGTTGCCTGTATTTGAGATGAAGAACAACCCGAATCTGAAACCACAGAACGAAGGATACTAG
- a CDS encoding RNA polymerase sigma-70 factor, translating to MDQCIINELFKNITANNDQTAFKAFYNHFFIKLLRFSFSLTRSKEVAEEITNDVFMHCWQKRQSLTDIKNPQVYLFVVAKNKAIDHMRKQSASRQVAIAEEDKLEISFESDPEQLMISAEMIRKMEYTIEQLPPKCKMVYILVKQYGLRYKEVATVLNLSVKTVENQLAIAMKRLTTAVNFTLEKI from the coding sequence ATGGATCAGTGTATTATCAATGAACTATTCAAAAACATCACAGCGAACAATGACCAGACAGCCTTCAAAGCTTTCTACAATCATTTTTTTATAAAACTGCTGCGTTTTTCCTTTTCGCTCACCCGTTCCAAAGAGGTGGCGGAAGAAATCACGAACGATGTTTTTATGCATTGCTGGCAAAAAAGGCAATCACTGACGGACATAAAAAATCCGCAGGTGTACCTCTTTGTCGTTGCCAAAAACAAAGCCATTGATCATATGCGCAAACAATCCGCCTCCCGGCAGGTCGCCATTGCGGAAGAAGATAAACTGGAAATATCTTTTGAAAGCGATCCCGAACAACTGATGATCTCCGCGGAAATGATCCGCAAAATGGAATACACCATCGAACAACTTCCGCCTAAATGTAAAATGGTGTACATCCTCGTAAAACAATACGGACTGCGTTATAAAGAAGTAGCTACCGTATTGAACCTCTCCGTTAAAACAGTGGAAAACCAGCTGGCTATTGCCATGAAAAGACTTACCACCGCTGTGAATTTCACCCTTGAAAAAATTTAG
- a CDS encoding RNA polymerase sigma-70 factor — MVRTSDIAQLSEAALIREIHAKNRQAFTYVYERHFRELVMAAYRYCKDAGIAQELVQEVFIRIWENPALLDENGALRAYLYKAVINHALNYLKREKNIARHHSVIAASLTDSYLHNLQEEQELKLRIYQEIEKLPKQCARVFKMSRFDGLKYREIAAQLQISEKTVENHILHALKTLRENLFYRQDNSRDYTAHLRMLQLFLALAGEMLTRR; from the coding sequence ATGGTGAGAACCAGCGATATTGCCCAATTGAGCGAGGCTGCATTGATCAGGGAAATTCATGCGAAAAACAGGCAGGCCTTTACCTATGTATATGAACGTCACTTCCGGGAACTGGTGATGGCGGCCTACCGCTACTGCAAAGACGCAGGCATCGCACAGGAACTGGTACAGGAGGTGTTCATCAGAATATGGGAAAATCCTGCGCTGCTGGACGAGAATGGCGCCCTCCGCGCCTACCTGTACAAGGCGGTCATCAACCATGCCCTTAACTATCTTAAGCGGGAGAAAAATATCGCGCGCCATCACTCCGTCATCGCAGCATCACTGACAGACAGCTATCTGCATAACCTGCAGGAAGAACAGGAACTGAAACTGCGCATCTACCAGGAAATAGAAAAACTACCGAAACAATGTGCAAGAGTATTTAAGATGAGCCGCTTCGACGGACTTAAATACCGGGAGATTGCCGCACAACTGCAGATCTCGGAAAAAACAGTGGAAAACCACATCCTCCACGCCCTCAAAACCCTCCGTGAAAACCTCTTTTACCGTCAGGACAACTCCCGCGATTATACCGCCCATCTTCGCATGCTGCAACTATTCCTCGCCCTCGCAGGTGAAATGCTGACACGTCGCTGA